The Spirochaetota bacterium genome includes a window with the following:
- a CDS encoding HU family DNA-binding protein: protein MAAYIAEKYQLPRKLAKEIIDDVFNVIQAGVMNGERVPVGKFGKMFIRVRPATKARKGRNPLTGLEITIPPKKATKVPKFTFAKSFKEESVKAKIVKK, encoded by the coding sequence ATGGCGGCGTACATCGCCGAAAAGTACCAGTTGCCCAGGAAGCTGGCGAAGGAAATCATCGATGATGTTTTCAATGTCATCCAGGCCGGGGTCATGAACGGAGAAAGGGTTCCGGTGGGAAAATTCGGAAAGATGTTCATCCGGGTGCGCCCCGCGACCAAGGCGCGCAAGGGACGCAATCCGCTTACCGGTCTGGAGATAACCATACCGCCCAAAAAAGCGACGAAAGTCCCCAAGTTCACCTTCGCGAAAAGCTTCAAAGAAGAATCGGTGAAGGCGAAGATCGTAAAGAAATAG